The proteins below are encoded in one region of Actinomycetes bacterium:
- the tatA gene encoding Sec-independent protein translocase subunit TatA, with amino-acid sequence MGRLFDSPAGLLLILAVLLLFGSRKLPDAARGLGRSLRIFKAETQGLMSDNEGQSVPPAQPQQIVAAPQQVVDAVPQQVPVAQPVAQPVAQPVAQPVAQPIAQPAPVQAPAPAAEAVSQQPQDRPAGS; translated from the coding sequence ATGGGTCGACTGTTTGACAGCCCGGCGGGGCTGCTGCTCATCCTCGCCGTCCTGTTGCTCTTCGGTTCCCGCAAGCTGCCGGACGCAGCCCGTGGGCTTGGCCGCTCGCTGCGCATCTTCAAGGCCGAGACCCAGGGCCTGATGAGCGACAACGAGGGGCAGTCGGTGCCCCCGGCGCAGCCGCAGCAGATCGTCGCTGCCCCCCAGCAGGTGGTCGACGCGGTGCCCCAGCAGGTGCCGGTCGCCCAGCCGGTGGCCCAGCCGGTGGCCCAGCCGGTGGCCCAGCCGGTGGCCCAGCCAATCGCGCAGCCAGCCCCCGTGCAGGCCCCGGCGCCGGCGGCCGAGGCCGTTTCGCAGCAGCCGCAGGACCGCCCCGCCGGTAGCTGA
- a CDS encoding diacylglycerol kinase → MSRRIAVLVNPASGKGRGGRAGARAAARLRAAGLDVRVFVGADGAETVALAGQAAQDGYDALVAVGGDGTVHQVVQALVGSGIPLGIVPAGSGNDFARLVGLEPHDVDGAVDAVLAGRVRVVDAALANGTNYAGVLSSGFDSMVNDRANRMTWPKGAMRYNLAILAELRVFRPLPFRITLDGDLLEREAMLVAVGNGTSYGGGMRVCPGAEVDDGLLSVTVLGRLSKPEFLRVFPKVYSGRHVEHPSVSVHAAKVVRLEAPGVVAYADGEYVTPLPVTIECVPGALHVLVP, encoded by the coding sequence GTGAGCCGCCGCATCGCCGTCCTGGTGAACCCGGCCTCGGGCAAGGGCCGGGGCGGTCGCGCCGGCGCCCGGGCCGCCGCGCGGCTGCGCGCCGCGGGGCTCGACGTGCGGGTCTTCGTCGGTGCCGACGGAGCGGAGACCGTCGCGCTGGCCGGGCAGGCCGCGCAGGACGGCTACGACGCCCTCGTGGCGGTCGGCGGCGACGGCACCGTGCACCAGGTGGTGCAGGCCCTGGTCGGCTCCGGCATACCGCTCGGCATCGTGCCGGCCGGCAGCGGGAACGACTTCGCCCGGCTGGTCGGCCTCGAGCCGCACGACGTGGACGGGGCCGTGGACGCCGTCCTCGCCGGCCGGGTCCGCGTCGTCGACGCCGCGCTGGCGAACGGCACCAACTACGCCGGGGTGCTGTCCAGCGGGTTCGACTCGATGGTCAACGACCGGGCCAACCGGATGACCTGGCCCAAGGGCGCGATGCGCTACAACCTGGCGATCCTGGCCGAGCTGCGGGTGTTCCGGCCGCTGCCGTTTCGGATCACCCTGGACGGCGATCTGCTGGAGCGCGAGGCCATGCTCGTGGCCGTCGGCAACGGCACCTCGTACGGCGGGGGGATGCGGGTCTGTCCCGGGGCCGAGGTGGACGACGGCCTGCTGTCCGTCACCGTGCTCGGCCGGCTGTCCAAGCCCGAGTTCCTGCGGGTGTTCCCCAAGGTGTACTCGGGCCGGCACGTCGAGCATCCCTCGGTGTCGGTGCACGCGGCCAAGGTGGTGCGGCTCGAGGCGCCCGGCGTGGTCGCCTACGCCGACGGCGAGTACGTGACGCCGCTGCCGGTCACGATCGAGTGCGTACCGGGGGCGTTGCACGTGCTGGTGCCCTGA
- the tatC gene encoding twin-arginine translocase subunit TatC, with protein MTLVEHLREFRTRLFRSILAILAGSVVGWFFYDQIFTWLDRPFEEAARKLTESGSPTTLALTGVADAFNIQLQVALSVGMVLASPIWLYQVFRFVTPGLHRHERRWALTFVAFALPLFLAGAATAYFVLPNVLGALLGFTPHGVTNIISVDHYMGFLLQLMVVFGIGCVAPVVVVVLNLVGILSARRFASWWRWVLIIILVFAAIATPTGDPFNMLLFATPIAALMLIAFVICWVNDRRRARSEASALAALGDDEISPLDLTPDPVDDLPSDTREFSD; from the coding sequence ATGACCCTCGTCGAGCACCTGCGTGAGTTCCGCACCCGGCTGTTCCGCTCGATCCTGGCCATCCTCGCCGGCTCGGTCGTGGGCTGGTTCTTCTACGACCAGATCTTCACCTGGCTGGACCGCCCGTTCGAGGAGGCCGCGCGCAAGCTCACCGAGAGCGGGTCCCCGACCACGCTCGCGTTGACCGGGGTGGCCGACGCGTTCAACATCCAGCTGCAGGTCGCGCTGTCCGTGGGCATGGTGCTCGCCTCGCCGATCTGGCTCTACCAGGTGTTCCGGTTCGTCACCCCCGGGCTGCACCGGCACGAACGGCGCTGGGCGCTCACCTTCGTGGCGTTCGCGCTGCCGCTGTTCCTGGCCGGCGCCGCGACGGCCTACTTCGTGCTCCCGAACGTGCTGGGCGCGCTGCTGGGGTTCACCCCGCACGGCGTCACCAACATCATCAGCGTCGACCACTACATGGGCTTCCTGCTCCAGCTGATGGTCGTCTTCGGCATCGGCTGCGTGGCGCCCGTGGTCGTGGTGGTGCTCAACCTGGTCGGGATCCTGTCCGCGCGCCGGTTCGCCTCGTGGTGGCGCTGGGTGCTCATCATCATCCTGGTGTTCGCCGCCATCGCGACCCCGACCGGCGACCCGTTCAACATGCTGCTGTTCGCCACCCCGATCGCGGCCCTCATGCTGATCGCCTTCGTGATCTGCTGGGTCAACGACCGGCGGCGGGCCCGCAGCGAGGCCAGCGCGCTCGCGGCGCTCGGCGACGACGAGATATCCCCGCTCGACCTGACCCCGGACCCAGTCGACGACCTGCCGTCCGACACGCGCGAGTTCTCGGACTGA